The genomic region TGCTTTATTGTAAGCCACTTATGTTTTCCTCCGATCTGAATTTTTGCGAAATCAAATCGGAGTGTGGCGGTGCTCTGGTCCGTTCTTCCTGTCTACAGGAATGTCCGGCATTTCTGCTGTCTCCCTGCAAACACGGATCTCCTTTGTAATCATATCTTTACAAAGGCACAGTGTATCGGATGCACCTGTCAGTTAACGGTCAGAAAACTGTCAATTGACGGTCAGCTTTTATCACCTTCTTTCCAGAATAAATAAAATAAGACGAACAATCTTTTTACGGATCATTCGCCTTACTGTTGTTCGTTTTCTTTATTCAATTCAAATTTGTAACCTATATCCCTGACACTGACGATACAATTCCCAGCACCATCTTCAACAACATTCAGCTTTTTTCTCAGTCGCTTTACCAGACACCAGATGATATTTTTAATATCACCAACAGGATAATCTTTCCAGACAAGCTGGTAAATCTGTTCAAACGTGTATACTCTCATCGGTGTCGCCGCTAATAAGTATAAAAAATTATATTCTTGTCGTGTTAAATGTAACGCTACATCATTCCAAAATACTTTATGTTTCTTATGATCCATTACAAGTTTTCCCTTATTAATCATCGTTTCGGATTGCTTTTGAGTTATTTTTTGTTTATTGTTTCGTCGTGCCAATGAAAAAATCTGCAGATCTACTTCTTCTATAGTGCTATTTATATCCATTACACAATCTGCACCAGCGTATATTAATTCTTTTTTCCATGACATACACAATAAAGAAGATGCATCCGTCAAAATAATAATTGGTATCTGCGTTATCTTTCTAATAGCAGATATAATATTACTTATGTTCTCTTTATAAACGATTACTCCTATTACAAGCATATCATAAGAAAATAAACTCAAATTATGCAGTAAAATTTGTAGATTTTCTGCATAATCTGAGTTTATCTCATTGAATAGTTTTCGATATGATTGATTGTCAAAATATGCTAATATCTTGTATTTTGTGTCTTTCATATTTAATCTATTTTAGCAAAGCAACATTTTCTACTTCTTCACAGGAAAATCATCAAATGTATTGTCAATTTTTTGTGAAGCAATCTCTCTCATCGCATGCTCTTTCAGTTTTTGAAAACTTTCATCACTGACTGCATGTTCCATGCGACAAGCATCAACTTCTGCAATTTGTGGATTAACTCCAACGGATATAAGTTGATGAGTAAAAAAACAATGGCGTTCGTAAATTTTTTCAGCCACATCCCAGCCAAGGTCGGTCAGGTGTATATAATGGTTTTCGTCTGTTGTCAAAAAGCCACCCTCTCGTAAAGTTCCTACTGCGTAACATACGCTGGGTTTTGAAACTTCCATGTACCGGGCAACATCCACAGAGCGCACCATACCGAGCTTCTTTTGGAGTATAAGCACGGCCTCCAAATAATCCTCTCCGGCAGTATGAAGTTTCATAGGCAGCTCCTTTCGCCATTAAGCAAGACTCCAGCCAGCCGCACTCTTTCGGATATTGACAAAATCCTGATAGATACCAGGCTGTTTCAAAAGTTCCTCATGGGTTCCTTGCTGTGCAATCTGGCCGTTGTCTATAACTAAAATCTGATCGGCGTTCTGGATGGTATTTAGGCGGTGAGCAATTACAAGCAGGGTCTTTCCCTTCACCAATTCGGAAATAGCCTCCTGAATATAGCTTTCATTGTCCGTATCCACACTCGCGGTAGCTTCGTCCAAAATGACGATAGGCGCGTCTTTCAGGATACAGCGGGCAATCGAAATACGCTGCTTTTCGCCACCAGAGAGTGTCGCACCGCCTTCGCCAACCACTGTCTGGAACCCATCAGGCAGAGCCATAATGAAATCATAGCAGCGGGCTTTTCTGGCAGCCTCATAGATTTCTTCTTCCGTGGCATCTGGCTTTCCCATGATGATATTGTTGTAAATGGTGTCCTGAAACAGATACACGCGCTGGAATACCATGCTGATCTGATTCATCAATTCCGACAGAGGTACATTGTGAATATCCACACCCCTTATCGTCACATTGCCGGATTTTATATCCCAAAGCCGCGCCAGTAAGTTTGCAATGGTGGACTTACCACTACCGGATGGCCCAACCAGCGCTGTCATAGAATTTTTCTTCATGGCAAAACTGATATGGTGCAAAACCTCTTTATCCTGATAAGCAAATGTAACATCGTTGAACAGGACTTCCGGCTGTCCCGGCTGTGCCTGAGCCGGAATATGCTGCTTGCCGTTGTCGGAAAGTTCCGGTTCATCCAATACCGCTTCAATACGATCAAGGGCAGCGTTCATAACGGTTAGTCTGGATGCTTCTCCATAGAGAGCCTTCAACGGGCCAAAAAGATCAAATACAAATAGCAGAACACCCAACACATAAGCCAAAGAAAGCGCACCGCTCTGTTCCAACACAATAGACAGGCCGAAAATTGCCGCAATACCAATACCGTAAAGGATATTCAGCCCCATTGTCCACGGGGTCATTTTCCGTTCAAAATCAAGCGATGTATTTCTGGAACGTTTGAAATTGCCGGACAGTTCTTCGGATTTTTCTCCAAGCAGGTTATAGCTCTTAATAACACCAATGCCCTCCACAAAAGACAGCACCGCATCGGTCAGCCGTTCACTCTGCTCCTGACGGCCTGCTGCTTCTCGTAGGGAAACTTTGTTCATTCCCTTAGATACCAGCCATGCCAAAATAGTAACTATCGCAGCAATCAAGCCAAGCTGCCAATTCAGATAAAACATGAACGCCAGCAAAACCAGCGAGGACAGCAGATAGCTCATCATGTTTCCCAGCGTACTCATAGCGACTTCTTCAATGAACACCATGTCGGTACTGAGGACAGAACTGATCTTGCCAATATTGCCGGAAGTGAAATATCCCATCGGAAGTTTCCGCAGATGGCCGCCCAATTCGATACGCTTGTCAGCGAACATCAAATATCCCGCTGCACTTTGCAGGCTGTCACTAAGATAGTGGACGAGCATCTGAACCAGCACAATAGCGGCAAGGCCAAGTCCCACATAAAGACAAGTCTGCCCGGTAATCGTCTTATTTGCAAATCCACTCAAAACCACAAAGGCCAGAAAAATCGGCATTTTGGACAGAATGGATTCCAGAAACGCACAAACAAATGCGCCCTGAATACGGCTCTTATAATGGTCGGAAAGTTTCAATATTCTTGAAAACAAAGCAAACATTTATTTCCCCTCCTTTGCAGTATGTACTTTCCACTCGGCGCTGTCCTGTGCCGCTTTCCACAACTTTTGATATTCTGGGCAGGACTGGATCAGCTCCTGATGTTTGCCCGTTGCAACCAGCTTTCCGTGATCCATAACACAAATCTGATCTGCGTTCATAATGGCTGGTAATTTGTGCGCGATAACCACAAGGGTCTTACCTTTTACAAGCTCTGCAATGGCAGCTTCCATCTTTTCCTCATTTTCGGGATCGGCATAGGCAGTTGCCTCGTCAAGCACCACAATTGGAGCATCTTTTAAGATTGCCCTTGCCAGAGAAATACGCTGGCGCTGACCGCCGGAGAGCATTTTTCCTGCATCACCAGCCATTGAATGAATACCCTGCGGAAGTTTCTCAAGGAACTCCATACACTGAGCTTTCTTTGCGGCCTCCACCACTTCTTCATCCGTTGCGTTCAGCCGACCAAGCCTAATGTTTTCAAGCAGAGAGGTGTTGAACAGGTATTGATCCTGCGCCACATAGGAAATACGGCTGTTGAGTGCTTCAAGGCTCATATCGCATAATTTCTGCCCACCGATGGAAATACTGCCTTTCTGTGGGTCATAATAGTGAATCAGCAGTTTCGCTAATGTACTCTTGCCGGAGCCAGATTCACCAACAAGGGCTGTTTTCTGTCCAGCTTTTGCCGTAAAGGAAATGTCATGGAGAACTTCATCCTCAATTACAACAGGCTTTCCATCCGGGCCGGGCTGTGTGGTCTGATAAGCGAAAGAAACATGGTCATAAGTAATGGTGTCATCTTTCCCGTGGAACGCATCTTCTGTCTGCTGGAGCTCTGGCGCATCCAACACCTGCTCCAATGCAGAAATTTTATAGTTGAGCTGGGGCATGGTAGGCAGGAAACCGAGAGATTTCAGCAGTGGCATACCAATACTTAAAGAAAGACACAGTACCAAGATCAAATTAGGCAAAGTAGACCAGCCAGAGAGAACGAACCATGCGCCAACAGGTAAAGTCAGAATAATGGTGCATGGAAGCAGACTGCTGTAAATTGCCATCCACGGCCACGCCGCCTTGTACCACGCCAGAGTATAGTCCCGATAATCTGATACATCTTTGCGGAACCGCTCATAGGAATCTGCGTCCTTATTGAATACCTTGACAACCTCCATACCATTGATGTACTCAATGATCGTGTTGTTCATTTTCTGTGCAGACTGATAGTAGGGACCCATGCGCTTCATTCCAACAGAGTACATAATGACCATGGAGAGCAGGCTGATCGGGATAGAGGCCAAAGACATAAGAGCCAGTTTCCAGTCCGCACAAAACATAGCAACATAAATCACCAGCGGGATCAGTAAATTTGCGATACCCTCCGGGACTGAATGAGCAAGGAGCAATTCCAAGCTGTCCACATCATCGACAAACAGCTTTTTGATTGTCCCTGTCCCTTTTTCCTCCACAATGCCAAGGGGAAGTTTCTCAAACTTCTTTTGCAGAGATACCCGCAGCCGGAACAATGTGTTATATGCTGCTTTATGAGAAATTGATAATCCCCATCCATAAAAAAACGCCTGCAAAACAAGACAGATCAAAACCCCTATAACACGCAATAAAACAAATTCTGTTTCAACAGAATCGCCCATAACCAATGGCGAAATGACCTGATAGGCCAGCACAAAAGGCAGGATGCCCATAAGAACGCTGACCAGTACGACAACCGTGGCCACATACATATTTTTCTTATATGGCCCTGCGTACTCAAAGATTTTTTTGAACATAAGCCCTCCTTATATTGAGCCGTACTGTCTGTGCTTCAAAAAAAAGAGGCCGCCAAAGTAAAGCGGCCTCTTATCATTATCTTTCTGTCCAGTCAAGGCGGCCCTGACATTCATAATTTCTAAAATTCACTGGCGGATTCGGAAAAAATCCAAAACCTTTTTACTGCCGGATTCGTCCAATGGATAGCTTTCTTTTACTTGCCCTTTTTCCATATGGACTACATACGAACATCCCGCCATCACCAACTCCGGATCATGCGTAATAACAAGAAGCGTTTTGCCCTGATCCGCGAGTGACTTCAAACTCCGCGCAACTTCCCGCATATGTTTGAGATCAAGCCCGCTGGTTGGTTCGTCAAACACAATAATCTCCCGGTTACTCACAATGGCAGACGCGATCGCTACCCGCTGTTTTTGCCCGCCGGAAAGAGAAAGCGGGTGCCTGTCTTTATATTCCAGCAGATCAAACTGTTTAAGAATTTTATCCACAACAGTTTCATCCTTGTTGTCCATGCTCAGAAGCACTTCATCCGTCACGCTTTCGGTAAATAGCTGATGGCTGGTATCCTGCATTACCATGTAGCAATGTTTGAGCCGGGCTTTCCAATCAAGGGTTTTCCCGTCAACCTGCAAAAGGCCACACTTCTTTTCCAGTCCGCAAATACAGCGGGCCAGAGTAGATTTTCCAGCGCCATTCAGACCGATAATGGCAATCGTTTCTCCAACAGGCAGTTCTGCACTCGGAATATGGAGGCTTTCCGGTTCCCGCTTTTTATACGCAAAGCAGAAATTTTGAAATTCCATCTGTTTAGCTGTATGCGCCTGATACTGATTCGCAGGCTTCAACTTCGAGAGAGAAAACGGCCGCAGCCCCATTTCTTTTCGAATGCCATCCGATAAGCTGTCAAATTCAGCAGGCGTGTATTCCCGTTCAATCTCCCCATCTTTTACATACAGCACACGATCTGCAAGATCGTGAAGGTAGTAAAGGCGGTGTTCTGCGATCAGAATTGTTTTGCCCTGCCTTTTCCAGAGGCTCAGGACCTGCCGCAGGTCATCAATAGCAGCCATATCCAAATTAGAAGATGGTTCGTCCAGGACCATAATTCCCGGCAGCAATACACTTGATGAAGCACAGGCTATTTTTTGCTTTTCGCCCCCGGACAGAGCAAACACGCTTCGCCCCATCAAATCTTCAATATGATAATCGGAAACTGTCCGGTCAATCCTTTTCAGGATATCCTCCTGAGGATAGCCTAAATTTTCACAGGCAAAGGCTAATTCACTATCCGTATCCACGTTGAAAAACTGACTTTTGGGATTCTGGAATACAGATCCCACCATAGCAGCCAAGTCATAAAGCGGCGTATCTGATACGCTTTTTCCGTCCAGAAGGACATCGCCCTCTAAATTGCCCTCGTAATAATGAGGCACCAGCCCGTTTACCAAACGGGTAATCGTTGTTTTCCCACAGCCGGATTCTCCCGTGAGTAAAACAAATTCCCC from Dorea longicatena harbors:
- a CDS encoding winged helix-turn-helix transcriptional regulator encodes the protein MKDTKYKILAYFDNQSYRKLFNEINSDYAENLQILLHNLSLFSYDMLVIGVIVYKENISNIISAIRKITQIPIIILTDASSLLCMSWKKELIYAGADCVMDINSTIEEVDLQIFSLARRNNKQKITQKQSETMINKGKLVMDHKKHKVFWNDVALHLTRQEYNFLYLLAATPMRVYTFEQIYQLVWKDYPVGDIKNIIWCLVKRLRKKLNVVEDGAGNCIVSVRDIGYKFELNKENEQQ
- a CDS encoding metal-dependent transcriptional regulator: MKLHTAGEDYLEAVLILQKKLGMVRSVDVARYMEVSKPSVCYAVGTLREGGFLTTDENHYIHLTDLGWDVAEKIYERHCFFTHQLISVGVNPQIAEVDACRMEHAVSDESFQKLKEHAMREIASQKIDNTFDDFPVKK
- a CDS encoding ABC transporter ATP-binding protein, which gives rise to MFALFSRILKLSDHYKSRIQGAFVCAFLESILSKMPIFLAFVVLSGFANKTITGQTCLYVGLGLAAIVLVQMLVHYLSDSLQSAAGYLMFADKRIELGGHLRKLPMGYFTSGNIGKISSVLSTDMVFIEEVAMSTLGNMMSYLLSSLVLLAFMFYLNWQLGLIAAIVTILAWLVSKGMNKVSLREAAGRQEQSERLTDAVLSFVEGIGVIKSYNLLGEKSEELSGNFKRSRNTSLDFERKMTPWTMGLNILYGIGIAAIFGLSIVLEQSGALSLAYVLGVLLFVFDLFGPLKALYGEASRLTVMNAALDRIEAVLDEPELSDNGKQHIPAQAQPGQPEVLFNDVTFAYQDKEVLHHISFAMKKNSMTALVGPSGSGKSTIANLLARLWDIKSGNVTIRGVDIHNVPLSELMNQISMVFQRVYLFQDTIYNNIIMGKPDATEEEIYEAARKARCYDFIMALPDGFQTVVGEGGATLSGGEKQRISIARCILKDAPIVILDEATASVDTDNESYIQEAISELVKGKTLLVIAHRLNTIQNADQILVIDNGQIAQQGTHEELLKQPGIYQDFVNIRKSAAGWSLA
- a CDS encoding ABC transporter ATP-binding protein, whose translation is MIDFQNVSFSYGEESSGGGIRNVNLTINTGEFVLLTGESGCGKTTITRLVNGLVPHYYEGNLEGDVLLDGKSVSDTPLYDLAAMVGSVFQNPKSQFFNVDTDSELAFACENLGYPQEDILKRIDRTVSDYHIEDLMGRSVFALSGGEKQKIACASSSVLLPGIMVLDEPSSNLDMAAIDDLRQVLSLWKRQGKTILIAEHRLYYLHDLADRVLYVKDGEIEREYTPAEFDSLSDGIRKEMGLRPFSLSKLKPANQYQAHTAKQMEFQNFCFAYKKREPESLHIPSAELPVGETIAIIGLNGAGKSTLARCICGLEKKCGLLQVDGKTLDWKARLKHCYMVMQDTSHQLFTESVTDEVLLSMDNKDETVVDKILKQFDLLEYKDRHPLSLSGGQKQRVAIASAIVSNREIIVFDEPTSGLDLKHMREVARSLKSLADQGKTLLVITHDPELVMAGCSYVVHMEKGQVKESYPLDESGSKKVLDFFRIRQ
- a CDS encoding ABC transporter ATP-binding protein, with the protein product MFKKIFEYAGPYKKNMYVATVVVLVSVLMGILPFVLAYQVISPLVMGDSVETEFVLLRVIGVLICLVLQAFFYGWGLSISHKAAYNTLFRLRVSLQKKFEKLPLGIVEEKGTGTIKKLFVDDVDSLELLLAHSVPEGIANLLIPLVIYVAMFCADWKLALMSLASIPISLLSMVIMYSVGMKRMGPYYQSAQKMNNTIIEYINGMEVVKVFNKDADSYERFRKDVSDYRDYTLAWYKAAWPWMAIYSSLLPCTIILTLPVGAWFVLSGWSTLPNLILVLCLSLSIGMPLLKSLGFLPTMPQLNYKISALEQVLDAPELQQTEDAFHGKDDTITYDHVSFAYQTTQPGPDGKPVVIEDEVLHDISFTAKAGQKTALVGESGSGKSTLAKLLIHYYDPQKGSISIGGQKLCDMSLEALNSRISYVAQDQYLFNTSLLENIRLGRLNATDEEVVEAAKKAQCMEFLEKLPQGIHSMAGDAGKMLSGGQRQRISLARAILKDAPIVVLDEATAYADPENEEKMEAAIAELVKGKTLVVIAHKLPAIMNADQICVMDHGKLVATGKHQELIQSCPEYQKLWKAAQDSAEWKVHTAKEGK